A stretch of DNA from Lotus japonicus ecotype B-129 chromosome 4, LjGifu_v1.2:
AAAAGAAGGGAAAGTGAGAAATTGCTACCTCGCGATGAGTGTGTAATCAATAAGAAATTAATAGTTCTAGACCATGAACTTCATggaataataaaaaaactaagGATTTGAAAGGGTAAAAGAAAAGAATCATAGATTGATTTGAGCATCAGTTTTAAAAAGCTCGATTTGTAATCTTCATGGAATAACCAATAAGTAATTCATTTCATTCATCATCTGCTTCCCCTACTTTATTCATAAACAGTCAGTACGATCTTCTCTAAAAATTAGGGAAGTTTTAGCATAAGCCTCTAACAATACTAGAACCGTTTCCTATGATTGCGGTTAACCTAGATTTTAAGATTTAACAATAAGTATAtgaaactttcaaaaaaaaaacaataagtaTATGAAAGAGcttcaacaaaaataaagtatGTGAAGGTATGGATAGAGATTGATACTAAGTATATATCAATAATACGcctggattaaaaaaaaaatacgtcCAAGAAAAATTTGTACCAAAAAAGTATTTCCTCGATCGTATTCATTCCAAGATCCATTTGTATAGATAAAGTATACACAACACAAGCATGAAGATCATATGATATGAAAAATGAAGAACATATGCATACCATTAGAGAGTGGAAGAAGAAGCAGAGTATGGAGAAGAATTAGAGAAAGCAGAGTTTGGCTTTTAGGTTAAGCTTCGGTATTTAAATGAAGTATGTGACCTTAGGTCATAGCAAGAGACACTGGTCGACAACGGAACGtgcatataatatataataacataGAGTTGTTTTTTCCCAttatctttttcctttttgaaaaCTTCATTTTTCATTGGTCAATGTTATTTGGCTATTTGCAAAGATTCGGTACATGGAACTGGGAAGATAGGATTAATAATTTGATCATGAAAGCTGCAGCCAAATTAATTACATATTTgtctcttttttctttgtttttgatTTTATCAAAGTTATCTCTTTGAATGACCCATCGCTTAAACTGCAGACTCACTCACGTgccctctcatttctttttgTTAAAGTTGtgggataaaaataaaaaataattaatattacaatTTTCATAAAAATCTTTAATTACTTAAATTTTTACTATTATAGTACTCCTATACATGGTCCTATCTCTCTCTCATATGAGTTAATTTATTTCTCTTTGAAATCAATTAATTTCTCATTTAAAAGTAATTACTTATCAAAAGGTGAAACTGAAAAATTTGTTTAATTCATCATtgatatttcaaataaaaaataaaataaatgaaattaaatgactGAGTCTGAAAACGTCAAGCAAAAGGAAATGGTCAAATGGACAGAGGAGTAAATCAATCAACTATATAAGTAAAATTTGACTTGACCTatatattaatatcaatattaattagttattaataaaatttaatattatttatcatattaattactaattccAAATATTTTcggtttctcatatttaaaaataataatagtaattactattatttaaattataattgttAATGACATCtttagaaaaatattaaaaaataataatgatccTAATAAGtcaaagtaaaattgacttgacactcacattaataaaaatattagataaaTATTAAAAGTATAAttgtatatttattattttgttacaatGAGGGGATATGCCCTGCGGCGCAACAGCAACCAACTAACAACAGACTATGACATTCCCCAAAAGGGTGATCCAAATAGTGAAatactaattgtaaaacttTTGATGAGTTTATCATTATTAATGACAacttgtgaaaaaaaaataacggtaaagttttttttgaacataacggtaaattaaagttttttttttgaaactaacgTAACGGTAAAGTTCATtagatagaaaaagaaaattttcaaattttcaataaaaaaataataactaacggcaaacatttaaaattattgttatttttttcggATGTACCAAATAGAAATTTGATTAGACAGAGAAAGCTTGCGGTTCAGGAAGGCTGGGATTGGAAAGTTTGGAGCCTCCCCCCGACATCGATGGTGCCTTTACTTTGCCATGATATAGTTTCTTAGtttgttctttctttccttgatgtaaccaaaaaaaaagacagAGAAGTTGATCCAGTTTTCATTTCATTAGATAGGAAAAATTGgttgtaacaaaaataaaataagataggAAAAATTGGTCCAACCCAAACACTGGACCAAACCATTCCAACCAACCCGAGTCAACTACCTACCCATATAATCCGCAAACTGCTATACACAATGGCCCAATCAGATGAAATGGTCTAGTATTTGATTAGTTCAGTTTTTAGcggatttaattttttaataatgtgTTTGGAATAGAGTTTAAAACTCTCCtacatatttaaataaaatttgacaaaaaaaaaagagtaattaAATGACAAAGATCAAAATATGTGAGAAGGGAAAGGAATACAAAGTGTTTGGTTTTGCAACTCAATGTGGACCCACGAGCTTAACGTGCTAAAATCTCGCTTCTCAAATACACGTTAAACTTGATTTAACAAATTCTAACTTCTTTGTCAACACCTTGAGATACGTGAGTTCACATTTGCGTTTAATCCAACGTCAAACCAAACATAGAAAGCACCaaagagagaagaaaattgaaaggaaaaataaaaaatttcatcaTGTGGAAATGATAAATAGTGAGTGAGTTTAGATAGCCAATAGTTTTAGTAAGATTGATGTTGTGACATTAACACCTGATATCATACTAATTATTTCATAGATTACAGCTGCACTAGGCAAGTAACCACTTCGATGATCTATACGTCCCGAAGAGATTAGTCTTTAGCTATTGGCTGAGGAACACCCTCGGTacatcaaaaaataaattactagGGAATGGGGCAGATACATGTAATAATAAACTTCTCACGAAGAAGCATTTCAGCAAATCACTAGACATATAAGCAAAACTTTATGTGGAAGAAACTAGGAGTCACCCCCTTATACCTGCTTACCTTTACACCTATTCATAACTCAATATCATAACATTTTTTAGACGaaaaagtgcatgtttggaaaaccttctataattgattatgGAGCCAAAATCAAGCCAAAACCAATTCTGGTGAGACGCTTCTATGAGTAGCTTTTAGGTGTGAGAGTTGTTTCTGAGAcaagagaagttgatccaaacatgctataaatctACCGCCACACCTTATTCCCCCACAAGGTTACAAAGAATATTATAAGCACTGCTTTCCTCTGCTGACCAAACTAGTCTACCGGGGGCATCCTTTGGCCACAACAGGTATCCTCACCTTATGCCCTCTACTCCCTTTCATTACAACCTCGCCAAAACTATAGCTTCCTGTAACTGATCGAGCCGTGAGTGTCACAGAAAACTTACGCGATGCACCTGCTCTGATAGTCATTGCAGGAGGGTTGACTTCAATGGCAACAGCTGGTTCCATTCTGGCTGTGATCACGTAGGTTTCTTCCTCAGCAACATTCGTGACCGTGCGGGTGACAACTTGAGGTTCCGCAAGATGGGAAATTGTGATAGAAGGGGTGTTTAAATTTGATGGTTTACCCATGGTAGTGTTGCATGGCACATGAGTGTAGTTCTTTATCTCATGAACGTCAATGCCTGGTGTTGTGCATAAGAAGCCGAGATAATCCTCGTATCCTGCAAAATGAACAGCAGAATTGATGAAGCAAAACTTATGATTGTTACTGTTGTTATTATCACTATTACTATGCTTTGGTTTGCACCTTTGTTTTAGAACTGAAAGTTGTTTTAGGCACCCTTGTTTAAATAGCAGGAAACAGAAGCCAGAAAATCACCATATTTAAGAATGGATATTAAATACATTTCAATCAAAGTTTGCTATTAGTTTGATCAAGAATCACCAGTTGCATTCTAGTTCCCATAGGTTTTCAACCACATTTTTATTTTACAGAATTTATTTTCCAGTGAACTTCTCATGTCACCAACCCGCCAAAAATAGATTCAGAGAAGTTGATGAGTTTTACCGGGATTCTGAACTTGGGGTGAATATTAGCTTTCAAGTTAATTGTGAATTTAAAAGCtccaagacaaaaaaaaaaacaataacagaGAAGAGAAAGATCAAACCTGCATCAAAGATGAGACCAGGATCCAAGGCAGCTCTTGGATCAACATGCCCACTCCCATAATCAAAAGGAGTGGCTTTGACCAGCTTCATAGCTTCTGTTTCAGAAGTTTTCTGGGCTAGAAGAGGATTCCCTGCTCTGTCTAGAGTTGTTGATGTTGTCATCAAGGCTGATTTAATGGCGGCAGGGCTCCATTGTGGATGTTTCTGCTTTATAAGAGCAGCAATTCCAGCTATATGTGGTGCGGACATGCTAGTTCCAGATATCATGGCAAAACCCTCACCTGAACAAGCAAAAAAAATTGCTTAAAATAAATCAATTCTATAAAATCATGTACTCTGTTGTCTGCCAGAAAGATGTCTCCTGTCAAGTTGGTTATCTTTTGTCTCAGGTGTTGATAATTTCTTGTATTAATGTATTTCCAcatgaacaaaagaaaaaaagcaacaaaaaaaggaaaaaaatccgTCTTAAAGTAGCAATGCAGCATATCATCCAATCACTTGCTCCTATGAACAAATTTGAAGGTTCAGAGATTTTTTGCAAtgagaaatttgaaaatgttggTTGAATTTTTCAATTACAAAGAAGAGATCATTTAGTCAAGTCATTACTTACCAACATAATTTGGCTCATCAGTTCCATTTAGAGACCAAGCACCCCAAATCAATGAACCAGGAGCTAATATATCGGGTTTGAGAAGATCTGCCTCTTGGAAGCTGAAGTCCTTTATATTTGGCCCTCTAGCGGAGAACAATGCCACCTGTGGTGCAGATTTATGAAGGATAGGCATCAAGCCGTCGCCAATTTTACCTGTACCTATGAAACTCTTCACCCGTCCAGTCCAGTCTCTTGGTGTAGAGATATTATAATAATCTACAAGTTCCTGAAAAAATAATATGCAAGTAGTAAATGACATGATCTATAGAGCATATTTGtgatcataaaaagaaaaataattatgaaaaGGTAGAACACGGAGAGAAACAACAATGATAGCAAATAAGTAGTTGATTGTGGAATAAGTTATCGGCCAAAGAGAAAAAAGTTTAGCTGTAGTGAAACTCAATCTACCACAACATAAATATAGCAGTATAGATGAGTCTAAGAACCTGCGAATTGCTGACATCTATGATAAGAATTCCGGGAAGGCCAACAGGAACAGGATCAAATTTAGTTCCCGGGGAAACGTTTTCAACACAGAGAACAAATCCAGCAGCCCCAAGGGTCTTTGCTGTTTCTGAGACTTTCTTGATTGATGCAGTACCAACAACAAAGTTGAAAGAATATCCACAGAGAAGAATATTTCCCTCTATCAATTTCTTGTTTAAAACTTCTGGTCTCTGGCAATCTGTGGGGCTGTACTTAATAAGTGAAGAATCTAGCAGCACATCATTTGCAGCAACCAACTTGTATGTTTGGTTTAAATGTGTAGAAGCTGTACAAGCCATTATGGATATTTTAGTAATATTCACTGAGCAGTGAGTATATAAAGAAAATAAGGGAGGTTTTAGCAAAAATTTCTCCTTTTTTGGTTCTTTCTTGTAGTGGATCATGATAAAACAAAGTCCAAGTAATCAATTAAGTGAAGAAGTGACTCAAAAGAGACTTCTACTTGAAAGTTGAAATATGtggttttgttttcattttatttttcccCTATAAGGATGAAAGTTAATTTTGTGTCTCATAAACTACAATGAAAATTCCCACCAAATTCTTCCACATTAGAGTTCCCAATGCCGGTCcagcaaaaagaaaaacataactGTAGGAAGTTGCAAAACTCACGTGATAACCCGATTCCAGCTAAGATTTTTCCATTCCCAAGGGTCAAATGGTTTTTATATCTACGATCATCAATTGCAGCTGCTACAGATGTTATCCATGGACTATATGAAACCATTGTCTTAGGAAATGGACCGCCATTTCCAGCAGCCTGTGCAACAAATACACCAGCTTTCACAGCTCCAAGAAGTGTAGCATCAAAAGGGTTCAAAAATGTAGTTTTTGTGGCTGTTGGAGGACTGTTGGGTCCAACTGAAAGGCTGAGTATATCCACTCCATCATATACAGCCTGTTGAAACTTAGATTAGAAATTTCGAGACAGAATACTTGTAGTAAAAAATGAGATAGTATAATTAATTGTTAGAATTTATGTTGATTGTTGAgatttacagaaaaaaaatgcaGCAATAACATCCTTTCACAAGGTATCTAGTATTCCAGTGTGAACATATTAGCTAGGAAAGAAAGCAAGTGATTTGTGTGTACATGGGAGGCTGGGGTCTACTTAATGTGTTTTTTTGAGTTAGTGTATAAATATATGATATACTAGTATACCTGATCAATTGCAGCAACTACATCGGCAATAAACCCTCCAAACAGTCTATAGAGGGCCTTGTACACAGCAATCCTGTAGACAAATACACCAAAATGACTAAGGCTGTGTTTGGTTTATTGTTATGTTCCGCTCAACGGAAACGCTTCCATTTCTTCCTTTGACGTTTTTGTCATTGGAAAGTGAGATTTGTCATTCCAATGGATGCTAACTGATGGTAACTGAGTTTTTGAGTTAGACCAAACATACACTATTACTACAGAAAGGAATGTAATTTGCAGTTTTGGAACAATTAAGGGAACTACTCCTCACCTGGCACGAGGAGCCATCCCACTTGCTTTCCCAAATTCATGGCCATGAAATCTTACAGGGATTCCATTATTTCCAGCTGCAATAGAGGCTGTGTGACTGCAAGATGATGCGAGGAAAACAAAGGGATTGTTAAAAATTTATATCCAATTAGATTACCTTAAGCATGACTCCGTGAGTGCTTATACTATTAAGTTCAAATTCTTAGAAGACATAAGAAGAAGAACTACTCTTACTTAAGTTCTCATGATATGCTAATAAGCAGGAAATGTCACAATTCACATCATATTCTCTAACAATCTTATAGGCAAGGAGATAAGTAAAGAACTCAAGGGAGAAAAGGTAGTAAACAAAGAAGTGGCGGGGCCGAACCTTCCGTGTCCATCCCCATCCAAAGGAGATGCAAAATCAATTGAAGGGTTAAATGCCCCAGCAGCTATTGCAGCTTGAGCAAAGTGTTGTGCTCCGACAATCTTCCCATTACAGTAATTTCTTTTAGTATCCGGATCAACTTCGCATTTTCCTCTATACTTCAAAACCGGCTCATACGGTTCGGTATTATGAGTCGCAAAGCTGGGGTGGTGGGGATAGATCCCTGAGTCCACAAATCCTATCACAATGTCTTCTCCAGCCCGATCAAAGCCGCCTCCTGTCGGCCATACCCCGGTTGGAAGGCCTAAAAATTGCGGGGTATGTGTCGTCAGTTTTCTCACTTTCCAGTCCCTCTCAACAGATTTCACTCCAGGAGCACGTCTTAGAGTTTCTGCCTACTAATAAAAGGGTAAAGCTTAAGGAAATCAGAGTGAAGTTTATTGTTAACTATGCAATAgtaaaaagaaaatggaaaacatTACCTGTTCTGGGGAAATATGAACAGCAAACCCATTTATAAGATGTTTATAGCTGTAGAGCTTCTTGTATGTCTCTTGCTCAAACAGCATCCCCAGAATCATGTCATGTCTCTTTTCAAGATGACGAGCATAAGAAGTAACCAATTCACTGGAAAAAATTTAAAGTAAGATAAGGTTCCTGTTTGGAAGACTTTATTTCAGCTTATCTTATACCATAAGCACTTATACAAGTATTCggagagcttatgtaaatagcttatggcttacatataagctgttttgagctatTTTCATAAGATGTTCagattagcttataaataagaactTGTGCTTATTCATAacttattttcagcttatttcaataagtttatcAAATTAACTTATGAAGAAGCGCTTATCGAATAAGCGCGCTTATTAGTTcaataagcgcttaattaagctatttACCCAAACACACCCAAAATGTGAGCAACAACACTTGCCAATGAAAGGAACATTGCTTTCAAGTACCTTGTGGTGTCAATCTTCTCATCAGATTCCACAGCAGTAGCTTCAAACCCATCAATTCCTCCACGGTAACTGATGATAGGCTCACCTTCAACAGTTACTATGTAAACCTCAGCGCTCCCAGAAACCAGAAGAAGAGACAGAACAATCAAAACACAACCAAACTCCACCAATCTCATCTTCGTTGACCGTTCCATAACTCCAATGGTTTACAAGATCTGTTTCatgatccaatcaagttaagtAAAAAATACTAATCAACAAAACAAAGCAGAAGCTGGTCCCATATCTAGAAAATAAAACAACCCTTTTGAAACTTTCAGCTAAAAGTGGCAAACTTTACCAATGCCCACTCACTTCGATCCAAGTAGCAAGCTGTTGCTCACTCACATCTACAGGGAGCAGCAgaaacattaattaaaaaatatatatataaaaagtgAAGCAGTAAATAAACAGAAGCCAGGAAGTAAAGAATCATTGAGAGGAAAAAAAgcaaacaaagagaaaagtgaagGGAAATACACATGAGTCATGACATTGAAGCTAAAGTATTCACAGTTCACTCACATTATGGTGAAGGTGATGAGAGatctaaaaaaaatctaatagtCACTGTTGAAGGTGAATGCCATGGAACTAGAAGATGCTAGTGAGTTAGTACAggaagagtgagagagagtgagggTTGGTTTGTTTGTTTGATTAAATTCCAGAGAGGGTGAAGTGAAGTCAGAGCATGATGATGGCTGATCTTGAATCTTGATGCAATGCAATGAAGTATTCTTAATAATGAACATTCATTATTATTTATCATTATTAATAGTATTATTCAAATCATTTTGTTTGTGCTGTTCAGAACCTCAGAATCTAATCTAAGTCATTAAATTAAatggaattttttatttttatcttttacttttggaaaattttgaggtttttcgGTTCATGTTTTCTTCGCAAAATCATTAAGAAAAAGGTGGGAAGGGGACATTCGCGCGAAGGCTGTCGGAGACGGTTGAGATGAAAAGACGGTAAGGCCCTTGTAGTTTGATGCCAAATCACACTCACTGACTCACATGCTCACAACCACATGGATAGGAAAAAGGTTTTCATTCTCAATAGTCAATTCCCATTCTTTACTACtccatttattattattattaaaattaaaattttatgtttTATCGCAACCAAGGTTTTTTTAATGCGTTACTCAAGACTTAAACTATTTTTGCTACCAtgcatataatttttaaaaaaaaaaataaaagaatggcGTAGTGGTTAGTTCATTTCATCTTTTAAtaatgaggtttagggttcgATCTATACATATGAGAATAGAGTGCATATTATGACAAAGTTTATCACACAATACGAGCATCCGTGATGAGGAGTTTAGTCATTATCATCAGCGTTAATATGCTAGACTAAAAAAACACctataatttaataaaatgataTCTCATTCACTTATAGAAATAAATATACAACATGATTTAATCTATTACCAATCacttaatttattaaaatgtaATTTATCATTAATATCTTCCAAACattagaaaataaattttactactgatttatattttttcattaagTTTATAGTTTTAAAAGTAATATAAAATTTGTTTGTAAAGTAGGCTCTTTATTTAATAGAATGATTTAAAGAGAGTTGTGGAATTGATATCGAATCCTATTAAGATTTATTCTGTCTaacaacaaatattatttatttaggtACTAATTATGCTATAATGTTTCATATATTACTTTAATAATTAGCCATGGACCTCTGGGACACCCTTTCATTATTTCTATTGCCGCGTAGATGCAACTTCCTTCATATCGATGGGAAACATTAAGTTATGGACTTATGGTAAGGTAAAAGTCCCAAAGTCTAATTAAGCAATACTAGCATCTAAAATATAAGTTTGTACGTGATTTAAGTTTTGACACTAATAGTATGATTTTGATAATATTCGTGATTATGCAAATTTGACTATGAGGACGGTAATCATTATGGTgctattaattatatatataacgTTTTGTGAAAGTTTATTTCATTATATATATTCAGAGTCAAAAGGAGATCAGAGTACTTTATGTCGCAACAAAATTTTCTTAGGTAATGTTTGTTTATAGATGATTGCTTGCTTGAATATGAGCAATGCAGACCATAAGCCGTGTCTATTCAACAAAACATCAGGAAGGATTTGGATATGAAAGTTTGGTTAAATAAGGAAAAGGAATGTACACACCATtttaattgatatatatatatataggggatgtatcttatgaaaaaggtaatcttatgtgaaaaaatgagaataaatcacgaccgttagatctaacaatcaacggttaagattaaaagaatttaatggtcatatgattgtcacatgatcacttaaaaaagtcacatgacttaatgttttaatcttgaccgttgatggttagatctaacggtcgtgatttattctcattttctcacataagattacctttctcataagatacatcctctatatatatatatatatatagttgctCATCACTAAAAGTACTTATACCATTTTGATTCTTCATGGAAATTATTTTCATAGTACTAGATGGACTAGTTAAGTCAATCAATCACTCGAGAAAGTGTTTCATGAAAAAGTCGGAAAGAAGATTTACGGGTTGCTCTGTCATGCTAAATTTCTGAGATTGTACCTTCTAAGTTATTGAGAGCTTCATCAGGAGAACATAATTTCTTTTTAACAAGCGCGGCTTTCCGGTCCCAaatgaaagaaattaaattagcCTCCCCTTCTATAAACTATAGAGTACAATGTACATAGACACATTAATCAAAAGTTTAGAATGCTCTAAAAAAAACGCATTGGGCAACTCAGAGATGAATCATGCTTAGCTAATCCATGAGCAACTAAATTTGCCTCTCTGAACatgttaatgttttttttataggctaaTATTAgtggttaattgttagtaaattagttctttcGCCAGGATTTG
This window harbors:
- the LOC130710766 gene encoding subtilisin-like protease SBT2.6, whose product is MERSTKMRLVEFGCVLIVLSLLLVSGSAEVYIVTVEGEPIISYRGGIDGFEATAVESDEKIDTTSELVTSYARHLEKRHDMILGMLFEQETYKKLYSYKHLINGFAVHISPEQAETLRRAPGVKSVERDWKVRKLTTHTPQFLGLPTGVWPTGGGFDRAGEDIVIGFVDSGIYPHHPSFATHNTEPYEPVLKYRGKCEVDPDTKRNYCNGKIVGAQHFAQAAIAAGAFNPSIDFASPLDGDGHGSHTASIAAGNNGIPVRFHGHEFGKASGMAPRARIAVYKALYRLFGGFIADVVAAIDQAVYDGVDILSLSVGPNSPPTATKTTFLNPFDATLLGAVKAGVFVAQAAGNGGPFPKTMVSYSPWITSVAAAIDDRRYKNHLTLGNGKILAGIGLSPSTHLNQTYKLVAANDVLLDSSLIKYSPTDCQRPEVLNKKLIEGNILLCGYSFNFVVGTASIKKVSETAKTLGAAGFVLCVENVSPGTKFDPVPVGLPGILIIDVSNSQELVDYYNISTPRDWTGRVKSFIGTGKIGDGLMPILHKSAPQVALFSARGPNIKDFSFQEADLLKPDILAPGSLIWGAWSLNGTDEPNYVGEGFAMISGTSMSAPHIAGIAALIKQKHPQWSPAAIKSALMTTSTTLDRAGNPLLAQKTSETEAMKLVKATPFDYGSGHVDPRAALDPGLIFDAGYEDYLGFLCTTPGIDVHEIKNYTHVPCNTTMGKPSNLNTPSITISHLAEPQVVTRTVTNVAEEETYVITARMEPAVAIEVNPPAMTIRAGASRKFSVTLTARSVTGSYSFGEVVMKGSRGHKVRIPVVAKGCPR